From Chionomys nivalis chromosome 21, mChiNiv1.1, whole genome shotgun sequence, a single genomic window includes:
- the Tsnax gene encoding translin-associated protein X, which yields MSGKEGPGGFRKRKHDNFPHNQRREGKDVSSSSPVMLAFKSFQQELDARHDKYERLVKLSRDITVESKRTIFLLHRITSAPDIEEILTESEIKLDGVRQKILQVAQELSGEDMHQFHRAITTGLQEYVEAVSFQHFIRTRSLISVEEINKQLTFTTEDSGKESKTPSSDGQDKQLVTWRLKITPVDYLLGVADLTGELMRMCINSVGNGDIDTPFEVSQFLRQVYDGFSFIGNTGPYEVSKKLYTLKQSLAKVENACYALKVRGSEIPKHMLADVFSVKTEMIDQEESIS from the exons ATGAGCGGCAAAGAAG GACCTGGAGGCTTCAGGAAGAGGAAGCATGACAACTTCCCGCATAAccaaaggagggaagggaaggatgtCAGTTCGTCTTCGCCGGTGATGTTGGCCTTCAAAT CATTTCAGCAGGAGCTGGACGCGAGGCACGACAAATATGAGAGGCTTGTGAAGCTAAGTCGGGATATAACTGTTGAAAGTAAGAggacaatttttcttctccataGGATTACAAG TGCTCCTGATATAGAGGAGATACTGACTGAATCAGAAATTAAACTGGATGGTGTCAGACAGAAAATATTACAGGTGGCCCAAGAGCTCTCGGGAGAAGATATGCACCAGTTCCATCGAGCTATCACCACAG GACTGCAAGAATATGTGGAGGCTGTGTCTTTTCAACACTTCATCAGAACTCGTTCGTTAATCAGTGTGGAGGAGATTAACAAGCAGTTGACATTCACCACAGAAGACAGTGGGAAAGAAAGCAAGACG CCCTCCTCTGATGGACAAGATAAGCAGCTTGTTACTTGGAGACTGAAAATCACACCTGTTGATTACCTGCTGGGGGTGGCCGACTTAACTGGAGAACTGATGCGGATGTGCATTAACAGTGTGGGAAATGGGGACATCGACACCCCTTTTGAAGTGAGCCAGTTTTTACGCCAGGTTTATGATGGGTTTTCTTTCATTGGCAACACCGGGCCCTATGAGGTTTCTAAGAAGCTGTACACCTTGAAGCAGAGCCTGGCCAAAGTGGAGAACGCCTGTTACGCCCTTAAAGTCCGGGGCTCAGAGATTCCCAAACACATGCTGGCAGATGTGTTTTCAGTTAAAACAGAGATGATTGATCAGGAAGAGAGCATTTCTTAA